The genomic window gtgttgatggaaaagtacagagatggtcagaaggagctgcattgtgtctttgtagatttagagaaggcgtatgacagggtgccgagggaggagctgtggtactgtatgaggtcgtctggagtggcagagaagtacgtcagagtagttcaggacatgtatgagagaagtatgacggtggtgagatgtgctgtaggtcagacagaggagttcaaggtggaggtgggactacaccaaggatcagctttgagtcccttcttgtttgctatgttgatggacaggctgacagatgaggtcagacaggaatctccctggacaatgatgtttgcggatgacattgtgatttgcagtgagagtatagagcaggtagaggaacagctagagaggtggaggtttgctctggaaagaagaggcatgaaggtcagtcgtagtaagacagaatacatgtgtctgaatgagagggatcaaggtagaagtgttaggttacagggggctgaggtgaagaaggtacaggagtttaagtacttggggtcaacagttcagtgtgatggagagtgtggaaaagaggtgaagaggcgagtgcaggcaggttggagcgggtggaggaaagtgtcaggagtgttgtgtgacaaaagagtgtcagcaagactcaaaggaaaggtgtacaagacagtggtgagaccagctctgctctatgggttagagacggtagcagtgagacagagacaagaggctgagatggaggtagcagagatgaagatgttgaggttctccttaggagtgaccaggttagacagaataaggaacgagtacatcagagggacggctcacgttgactgagttagcaacaaagtcagagaggccagactgagatggtttggacatgttcagaggagggatagtgagtatattggtagaaggatgttggagatggagctgccaggcagaagggcaagaggacgaccaaagaggagatatatggatgtcttaacagaggacatgaggttggctagtgttagggtagaagatgttcatgatagatttaggtggagaaggatgattcgctgtggcgacccctgatgggaaaagccgaaagagaagaagatataACATATTTCAGTGTCCCTGATCTCCTGACTCTGCCTGTTCTATGTCTCTGTAAGTCTACACTTTTGCAATTGGATCTTGGACCTGAAATAACAATTTTCGATTAGTGGTTAAGGATTGAAGGATAAGTGGATTTGGATCTGtgaactactactactgatatTTGGATTCCAGAGGATTTTAGcactgtttttgtgtgattcTGGATCAGAGTTATGCATTGAGGATTTGGGCTTTTTGGACTGATTTCTCTGACCACGTTTTAGTCTGGGAGATTATTTGGTGCTGATGCCACTTATTTGCCTGTGTTTGCTTAGTTTTTTCAGTAGAAGTCTTGCTTTGTACtcacctctctgtctgttctctccACCATCCCCTGATCCACCAACAAATCTAACACACATCCCAGATGTAAATGTGCATTAGACTGtaaatttcttattttaattgtaacctcatatttattagtttattagaTTCTGTTTTAAGTAAATAAAGCTGTCAAATATATTAAGTTGTGTAAAattaacatgaaatgaaaaagctcCATTAAAAGTATCTGAGaattgtacttgagtaaatgtattatattactTTAAACATCAGTTTAAATGAACAGTCATAGTCTGTTGTTTTGCAATGACTCTGCAGTAGTTTGATGTAATCAGACCTTTAACATTAGAGCAAGTAATGAGGTCAGCTGGTCACAAAGCTGAGACTGCTGGTCCCTAAAATAGACCTGAACACCCACCCAACCCCCACACTGTGTCATGTGCAGACAacatcagagacagaaaaacagactaataaacacagacacctTTTCACTCAGAGGACACTGGACCTTTTAGAAAAGGTGAGGAGCTTTGTTGTTGAGTCTCATTCGGTCTCTGCagcttgtctgtgttttgctcTCACAACTTACTatgtcttttttaaaacattGGATTTCTGTCCTTCCTGAATTCTACTTGGACGTAGGAATTTAGCCTGAAACTGATGTAATTATAACAGTatcttttaaaaaattataattattaaatctCTACAAATGCTTTATATGGCGACAACACTGGGATTTATAttccacacagaaagacaactAGTTTGTTCAGTTGTGTTgcttggttagggttaggtttcTTCAGCTCAGCCAGCAGTGGTCTGTTAAAAATGGACTCTGATTCTGTCTTCAAGCTATTATAGATGGTTTTGATTCACATTTACAGCCACAAATCACAGTGCTCCGGTAAAGGGGTAGTTTTAGAGGTGGGCTGAACTGAGCATGTTTACCTCCAAGCACTGTTCTGACTTCTGCACCAGTTTCTACTAGAATCAAGATGACCCTGGCTGACTCTCACCCAGCTGTTGCTGAGCTCCATTGCAGCATTTTGCctaaaattcagttttctcCAGCTTCCTTGTCCTGTTGCTGGGgtccttttgtctctgtctcacacagcaAGGTGAACTGAAGAACTATGCCAGGTTTCCACTGACTAAAAATGGCAGCAGTTGCCACACCAGTACTGCAAGTGTATAAGCCACATACACTTTGTAATCTTCTGTTCTCACAGCTTCATCATGTCAGCAGCCAGCATCTCTCATTCTGGATCAGCAGCTCCTGGTCTCAGCGTTGAAGATTACTCCCTCTACAGTAATCTCAGTGACGACGAACTGCTGCAGCTCGCCATTGAACGCAGTCTGACcgacacacactgcagcaacGCCAACACAGCCAGCAACTCCAGGACAACCAGCAGCACAACCAGCACCACCTCCTCTGCTATATCTCGTCACCAACCTGAGAGCAGCACGGACCCTGCAGCACGTAACACCAACCAACCCAGACCTAAACACCCCCATAATCCAACTCCAACTCAAACCACTGCACACTACAGTTCTCCAAATCCTCCAGCTGAAAAGCCTCCTGATCCGTACGTGAACTCAcgcagttttctttttcctgcttcATGTTGTGAGTATTTGAACACATTACCTGTACATGTATGTCATTCTGCTCAGAGAATTCATGGAGTCCAGCATAGAAAGGCCTGGTGAATCAGGGTGAGAGGTAGAGTGGTACAAAATAGTTATAAATCAGCTCAGGTCTAAGCTCAGTCCTGTGGAAACTGAGTAAATCCAAACATGCAGTGGGCTTAACTGAGAGCCTCTTGTTGTCTTGTCCATGAGGCAGTTTGGAACATAGACTCTGAGAGAGCCATGTTCATATCCCCTATTGTGGAAACAGCTGCTTTGAGGTGTGACCAGAAGGTTGTCAGTGGAAGCAACCTGACAACCCAAGGGGTCAACACTAGCAGTGAGTTCTCCTCCTGAATCAAGAGACACTGGAAGTGACAGGCCAGAAGAGCTGCAGATATGGTGATCACAGACATAAAAGAGTTTGGGGAGGGATTCTCCATTAGATGCTGACATTTTTGGATATTATTGGGATGTATTCACTGACATGCTTCTTCCCGTCCTCTGTGAGGTAGGACTGGCTGTAGACCCAGTTTAACTCTTTGAGAGCTAGGGCTGGTTTCAGGTAGGACTAAGCTCTGATTAGCTGTTTCCTTGGTGTTGCTGTGGCAGGAAGACATTTGAGGGGACAATCAGTCATTTCATGACTGGTTCTGGGAAGAGGATGGTGGCTTATCGCAGACCTGATGGGACTCTGGTCTTCATCGCTCCAGAACCTGAAGAGTGAGTTCACTATTCGTAATACATGCCTGCAAGCAGAACTACCTGAATCACCTGTTGTTTCACCTGTATGGTTTTTGTGAGTTCAACTATGAAGGTTTCGCTCATTAAATTATGTGATCCCAAATATTAATACCTGAATACTGGCTGATGGGTATTTTACCTGCAGGGAGGAGGAGCCTCTATTCAAAGCAATAAGTGATGGGGACGTGAGCAGAGTCAAAGCATTGATGATGCATCCAGGAACTAACCTGATGCTGCCAAGTAAACCGGGCTGGCTCGCCATTCACCAGGCAGCATGGTTTGGCCAAGAAATCTGTCTAAAGGTCCTGTTGTCAGGTAGATACACACATAGTCTACTATGAAATATACAGAATCAGAGACATCAGAGTCCCGACCAGTAATGTCCTCTGTGGTTCTGTCCTCAGCTCAGCCCGGGATGATCAACAAAAGAACCGATCGCGGGGAGTCGGCGCTGTTTATCGCTGTCAGCAAAGACCGACTTAGATGTGTTCAAGTGCTGTTGCAAAGTGGAGCTGACCCTGATATCACCAACTATGACAAAGAGACTCCACTCTACAAAGGTAACACAGACACCAAGTCATCTATCCATTACCTTTAATGGTTTGTCTTATCTttgatcccagctgtcattgagGCCAACAAGTACCTCAGGGCTGAAAAACAACTTCACTTTCACATCTTTGGGCAGTTTAGTGTCGCCAACTGAACTCACTGCATGAAAGCCATGCATACACAGAGAAGACATGCAAATTTCCCAGCTGGCCTGCAGGAAAACCCTTATAGCACCATGTTGCCCTAACTGGAAGTGACATCAGTTAAACACCTGAACACTGAGTTTACAGACGGAATTAAAGTGATCTGTCTCTAAACTCCAGCTGCTAACAGGactcttattttttaattttaataaagaaTCTGTTGTCTTACACTGCTCTGATCCATAATAATGTGGTAGTAATCAGATTCACCTGATGTCTTTGGGGTGACtttattagatgtttttttgACTTCTGGAGTACTATTCGGTACTAACACGTACTGTTCCCCCTATTACAAAGTCCAtgtaatgtctgtgtgagcTTATGTGAGAATATAGCAGGTAGTAGTGTGGAGGATCCACAGAAGAGTTTTTGGATCTAGACTAAAATCCAATCCTCACTGATTGTTCAGAGGTGTTACCTCTTACTTCACATAGACAATCTTTGGCTACATTTGGGGCTGCTGTATTGAAGCCTGTCTCTCCACCAGCTTGCAGAAAGTACACACCGACAACTCCAGGTTTGTCCTGTCATTATTTTAACTTGAGGAATCAACGTTAGTTAGCAACAGATGATCTGAGCACTTTGTAGCTTGTTTCTGCACCTTTGCTTGAAAATGTTGAGAATCATTAGGTCTACTGTCATGTTATAATGGTTGAACTTGccaaattataataaaactattaataaaCTTGGTTTCTGTGGTTTTGGCCTGTTGCTAACGTTTTTCCTTTTACTGCAGCCTGTGAGAGGAACAATGCTGCAATGGTGGCCGTATTACTGAACCATGGAATGGCGGTGAACACTCATTGCATACATGGTTGCACTGCACTTCAGGAAGCTGTGGCTCAGAACAATGTGGAGATCTGTGAGATGCTGCTGAAAGCCGGAGCAAAGCACAACCTCACCAATAAGTTTGGCATCTCTCCACTGTTTACTGCAGCTCAGAGTGGACATCTCACCACACTGCGCTTCCTCCTCAAACATGGTAAACTGTTGGGATATTGATATTAATTCTCTGACTATTTAATGCTGTTCTAGCAGCATCACAGCTAAAGCTTGTTGAGGATGATCACAATGACGTCATATTCTTGCAGATATAGACCAAGCTCTGATTAAGGACTCCTCTATCAGAACCCTGAATTCTTTCTGTTCCTGCAGGTGCAGACATCAACACCCAAGCTGCTGATGGAGCCACTGCTCTGTTTGAAGCTGCTAAAAATGGACACGAGGAAATCGTAGAGTTCCTCCTCTCCCAGAATGCTGATGCCAACAAACCAGGAAAAAGTGGCTTGTTACCACTCCATGTTGCCGCCCGGAAAGGAAGTGACACGTAGGCACATTGGAAATTATCGCTATACACTTTATTCACAGCTGTTTAAAGGAATTGAGCCTATGAACTTATAAACATGGTCTGATGTTGCTGATGATAAGGTTCAAGTCCTACATGATTCTTGAGCTGTTAGATTCTGAGGTGACCAGACagaacagtaaaatattaactAATCTCTTTGGTGTAATCTGAAGACACAGTTGCATCTTTTGGACCAAGAATaagaatgtatttatttaacctTCACTTTTCTgagttatattttaaaagtactTATAAATACTAAAAAAGTGAACACAAACAACCATGTTTTAGTCTTTAACATCAACACTGTTTCAAGTGATCAGCTTCAGGTTTGGGGCGGTCCAGACTAATTCCTGTAATGTTTCCCTGTTCCAGCATCGTGTCCATGTTGATCCCAGCCACAAGTAAGGCCAGAATCCGGCGGACTGGAATCAGTCCACTTCACCTGGCAGCCGAGCGTAACCGTGATGATGTGTTGGAGACCCTGATTGAGGCGGGGTTTGATGTCAACGCTCAGCTGTCTGAAGAGTGGTCGAAGCTGTATGAGGACCGCCGCAGCACCGCGCTCTACTTTGCTGTCATCAGCAACAACATTGATGCCACACAGATGCTGTTGGCGGCTGGTGCCGACCCAAACATGGACATGTTCAAACCACTGATGGTGGCGGCGAGGCTGGGCTGCATCCAGACTGTCACCCTGCTGGTGAAGCATGGAGCCAACATCAATGCCTGCATCCCCACACACCCCACCACCTTCCCCGCCGTCTACATGTTCTCTATGAAATACTTATCAATGTTCAAGTACCTATTGGACCACGGAGGCCACGCTCTCTCCTGCTTCGACTGTGTCTATGGCAGCGGTCCTCATCCGCCAATCAAAACTACTCGATCACAGAGAGACGAGCTCCGCTACCGTGACAGTCAGCTGCCTGAGTCACAGTCCAGGAGAGGCGTTCAGGTACCTGAACTTGTCTGTTTATATAAATAGACCAATTGTTTAAATCATAATTCTGTTACTGATTATTGATTCATTGACAGTTCTGTGAGATGATCTCAGCCCCGAGTATCAGTCGGTGGGCCGGTCCGATCATTGATATCCTGTTGGACTATGTTGGTCATGTGACTTTGTGCTCCAGGCTGATGGAACACCTGGACAGCTACTCAGGCTGGAGCATCATCAAGGAGAAAGCAGGTGAgtttttgttgtgctcttgggatcattttgactggtcgcccacttcttggtagaatagccacagtcccaaagtgtctccatttgtagattgtttgccaactgtagactggtggaTTTCTAAAAGTCTTTCACAgcactttgtaaccctttccagctttacgTAAAGTAACAATTCTTGATTGCAGATCTTCTGAAAGCTacttttggcgaggcatggctcacataattgtattcttcttgtacggagcaaactcaaaatgttactggtttttgtcagttgaagtagctctagtccacacctctaaactaattttcttaacaagactctaCTACCACTATGagggtttttatggttgttctcaataaagacagaatTGATCAGAAttaatttgtgttattatttaaggcacattatatttctatATGTAAACATTCCCCActcgctccttccttggagcggtcttattccttcaagctcgggtcctcta from Anabas testudineus chromosome 24, fAnaTes1.2, whole genome shotgun sequence includes these protein-coding regions:
- the LOC113148879 gene encoding ankyrin repeat and SOCS box protein 2-like, which translates into the protein MSAASISHSGSAAPGLSVEDYSLYSNLSDDELLQLAIERSLTDTHCSNANTASNSRTTSSTTSTTSSAISRHQPESSTDPAARNTNQPRPKHPHNPTPTQTTAHYSSPNPPAEKPPDPKTFEGTISHFMTGSGKRMVAYRRPDGTLVFIAPEPEEEEEPLFKAISDGDVSRVKALMMHPGTNLMLPSKPGWLAIHQAAWFGQEICLKVLLSAQPGMINKRTDRGESALFIAVSKDRLRCVQVLLQSGADPDITNYDKETPLYKACERNNAAMVAVLLNHGMAVNTHCIHGCTALQEAVAQNNVEICEMLLKAGAKHNLTNKFGISPLFTAAQSGHLTTLRFLLKHGADINTQAADGATALFEAAKNGHEEIVEFLLSQNADANKPGKSGLLPLHVAARKGSDTIVSMLIPATSKARIRRTGISPLHLAAERNRDDVLETLIEAGFDVNAQLSEEWSKLYEDRRSTALYFAVISNNIDATQMLLAAGADPNMDMFKPLMVAARLGCIQTVTLLVKHGANINACIPTHPTTFPAVYMFSMKYLSMFKYLLDHGGHALSCFDCVYGSGPHPPIKTTRSQRDELRYRDSQLPESQSRRGVQFCEMISAPSISRWAGPIIDILLDYVGHVTLCSRLMEHLDSYSGWSIIKEKAAPPRPLLQLCRLKILKLVERHLVKKLPLPGGLIRFLQHQEAQFDNC